ATCATCATTCAAAACAGCAAACATTTCCCACCTGTCCCCAAAATCCATTCACTTCATTCACCAAATTTTTTTAACCAaaccaaaatgaaaacaaaaaaaatcaagtgcTGGCGCTGACTAACACTACCAGCATTCCAAGAAACACAATTAAAACATGCAAACCTCTCGACAAAGAAtctttttcaaagaaaaagcAATCCAAGCAGCGAAAAGTAAATTTCAATAAACAATATATAAAGACCTGGTAAACCTAGAGCAAAAAACTTACCGAAACTCCTGAACAAATAAAACCGGCACTATCCGAAACGCGAGAGCCCGCAGATGAGCTAAACTCTCTACTCCTACTAAAACCACAGATAAACTCTCTACTCCTAATTACTACAACTTCACTCCTACACAGACAAATCAACTCTCTCGGCCATAATCTGAGAAACCTAACATTTCGAGCCGATTTGCCGACACTAAACCTTCTGCTATCCCTACAGTCCAAAATTAGCAACCTCAAGCACACCGCATTGCATAATTAAACTACACTCTTAAGTCATCTTGAGCAACTCAACTACTCTAAGTAATCTTGAGCAATTCAACACGAACAAAcagtaaaaacaaaatttactgAGAGAAATCAGCAGTACCGTAGCTCCGGAGGGTCTGATCGTCCTTCAAGATCCGGCCCTTGTAAATCAGCCGCTGCTGATCGACCGGAATTTCGCACTTCAGCGAGAGAGCTTCCTTGAGGGCCAGGACGGTGGCGTTGAGGCTGATGCTCGCGGCGTACTTGGAGCCGTTGGGAGTTTTGACGTTGATGTTGACTCCATCACCACCGGCGTCCGATTTGGTCGACACGTCGTCGGATCCGCCTCCCATAGTCGGAGATGTCATAGTCGAACGGGAAAGGAAGATCGAAGAAGACGGAGGTGGAAACCCTAGGTTGAGATTTGACGTACGATAAGGGAtttgagggagggagagagagagagaggagagcttGAGGGGCCTTCACAGTGGAGAGTGGCCGTGCCAAcgggaaagagagagaaatcgaaatggagaaaaaaaattgaaagggAATttagttgtatatatatatatattaataacatAAATAATAATTGGTGGAATcttttaaccaaaaaataataataattggtGGAATCAGAGGTGACTtgttttttggtacaataatCTGAGGTCACTTTAGCCCACTTAAGCCAGAAGGGTCTCTCTACATAGATGGAAAATTATGTTGTgtgcaatgttctaaaaaacggTCTAGGCGGCGTCTAAGTGCTAGGAGATCACCCACCGTCACGTTTTTTATCTCGGCGGTCATCTGTGGCGTTTTGTGAATTAAGcggccgcctaggcggtcTTAGGCGGCCATATTCAGTCCTAGGCGGTCTAATTGGTTCTATTTAGTCCTAAGCGATCAACCATCATTTgacattagaaaaaaaaaactaaaagagcCCGCAGCTCTCACTATTtgtctattttctgaaaattgaATCTTATCAACAGAAGATgaggaaagaaatatgaatattaagtttgagtctgatactgaatgagttaagaaataatttggagagaaataaattgagatttcgtattattgcatttttttcattatttatcttttctttaaatatttttatggacttttctatttaaattatgtgaatttagactattttaagtatttttaaaattaatattaaacatcattatatttttttatatcattaaaatagtttaaatatatgtataaaaataaataaatatttaataattcaaaaccgCCTAGGAGGTCGCCTAACCGTCTAGGCGCTAGAGGTGGCTATCCGGCTGCATACCGCTTAgcgctttttagaaccttggttgtttgattttagattttttataactttttttgaatttcgataaattagaaaaaattaccatttttcaattaaaattataagaaaattactagttatttttcatttataaaCAAATTATCTCATTAACTAGATATTAGAAAATGGTCAAGAAGtttataacaaaaattagaaaattgtcgctttttaaatatttttccggactgtttttttttttccttcttcttctagtTTTAGCCATAACTTTGTTGTCTGGCGATGTATTTGAGAGTAGTTGTTACCATTGGAAAaatctctttctcttctttcatttgatatcataCCCACTCTGAACCAACTACCGTACAAAGCGCAACAACCCTCGCAAGGGGCTGCCACCTTTGATGGTAGTGTTTCAAGCAATTCCGACGAAACCGGAGCTCGATGTTCTTTAATTTTAGTTATTCTTTTTATTATGAGCATACTCATACCAatctcttttgaatttgaacataatttcgcatatttagatatttcctctcggcatgtcacacccACTATCACACTTTTGTCACACCTCACGcatgttgtcacactacctatcacacccgctCTCACACAACCTATCACATTAACTGTAatactaactgtcacacctcctgtcataCTACTTATTACAtccgctatcacactacctatcacacatgatgtcacacccgttgtcacacttATTGTCACACCCGATGTCACACTgcatatcacactacctatcacattaTATGTCACACTCACTATCACACTCATTGTCACacatgttgtcacactacctatcacacccgctgCCACACttgttgtcacactacatgtcacatttgttgtcacactacttgtcacacaCACGGTCACACTACCGGTCACACCCATTGTCACAATACAtatcacactacttgtcataCAACCTATCACAtccgttgtcacactacctatcacacccaaTTTCACATTGTCACACCcgttatcacactacctatcacacatgatgtcacacccgttgtcacacttATTGTCACACCTgatgtcacactacatatcacactacatgtcacattaTATGTCACACTCACACATTATCTATCACTCATATGTCATAGTACATGTCACACTCTCTATCACACTAACCATCACACCCCCTGTCACACTCGTTGTCACATCGGTTGTCACACTGTTTTATGTGATTATTGTgacaagaagaaaaattacTAGAACTAACGAActtttgtttattgttatatGATATGGAACTTTTCAAATCAATTCATACGATATAAATATCGATATTAATGTGATGTCACACCCCAAACCACACTATATATCACACTTACTATCAAGCTTGTCACACtagctatcacactacttgtcacaacAAAATTTTAGTGTGATTGGTAGTGTGATAACAATTTTCTAAAAAACAAATTGTCCAATATATGATGTGGGCACCCAAAACACTATtctaggcccccatatcacaATCTTCACCGATCTCAAATGTTTTCAGCAAGCCCGGAGCACCCAATGCACAATCTGCTTTGATCTCTCTCCTAGTTTTTTTCGGCGGCCCCTGCATCAGCAACATTAGCCCTAGTCTCCTCAACTTCAAGTTGTCGTCGTTTTGCACAATCCTCTTGAGCTTGATTTCCTCCATCCAAGATGGAGAGATTACGACGCAACGTTGCTGACGAAGAACCAATAGCGATGATGCCTCAATCTTCTCACTTGCACTCTTTGTACATGCTCCGCCAATGAGCTATGCACCTGTTATGCCGGCGAGAATGGTCGCCCCAACGATCTTGTTGAATATTTGGCTTGAGGTCGTTGTTCTTCTGGTTGAAGTCTTGCGGTGCTTAGTAGAGACGATCGTGAGGTCAAGATCCAGAGGATTGTTAAGGGCGGGAAGGGGAGGCTAGAGAGAGGTGACATGAAGTGAGTGTGTGATGGGGTCGGTGGCGCGGTGGAGCATTAGTGATCGTGACTCGGTGAAAATAGATTAAATGGCAAGGTTGTAATTATTTTAAACTACATGGGCAACGCTTTAGCACTTTTACATGAGtgacttttttctattttttacaTCTTACTTGATTTGTTTCTCATTTCATGTGttaaaattgattttttttataagaagcccatgattttattaattatgacGTGAAAAGATAAGTCATTTTGTGTTCTTTTAGAAGTGATAAGCTATTAAAGTGAGTGTTTTTAGAAGCTGGGATTAAATGATTTTGTAATAATTTTAGAAGTTTCTTAAACGATATTTATTGTACTTAAATTGGGAGCGAAGAAGACTAGACAATGCAACGGTCATCATAGCGGAATCTAAGTTGAGtatgaagaaataaaagattCAATAAATCTCCTCATTTTGAAAGTTGATTGATTGCAAGAGGGAATATCATTGTTGTCACATACATTTTGAGAATGGGTGGTATTAAGTATTGACTGAGTATTTAAAAGGAACTGAAGTGTGCCCTCTTAGTAAATAAAGGAGTATAAAAGGCAATGGTATCATTGATTCCTTGAATCTAATAAAGAACATTAGTCTTAATACACATGCATCaaacatttattttatttttcctttaaATGCCTTTTTTTTACTTGAAATGGGTAGTGGGAAGTTATTGGGATGAAAGTTATATACAAATTTTCtctatgtagcacggacacgcctATTTGGTTGTTTATCGCGTGTCTGACACGGACATGCGGGAACACACTCGGATACGCAGAGACATGCGAATTGATTTTGGACACGCGAAGGACACGTAATGgacacttcttcttcttcttcttcttcttcttcttcttcttcttcttcttcttcttcttcttcttcttcttcttcttcttcttctttattgaTTGcttattcttatgctttgttctTTGGTAGTTCAGTTGCTTCTTTTTGGAGTTCCACCCAAGATTAGTTTGATGATTCTTGTTGTTGTCTGTGGAATTGGGTACATATAAAGGGCTCTCTACTTCTCTGTGATTGTGTATATGGTATATTCAAAGAATGAAGAAACCAAGCGGTGAGGTTTTATGGGTTATGAGTTATGATGCCGAAAATGACTTGTGTTAGAATGAGTAGATAATAAGATAATTATGCTTTTGTAACCATCATGTGCTCCAACTTGTGCACCAACTTGTGCAGTTACAAAGTAAAACAATTTTTAAATTCCAGTTTCCATGAATTTTGACTTAGTTTTTGACTATTATTGAAAATTAAACACAAATTTTGGGCACCCAAATTGGCAAATTTTATGCTTCTTTCTTCAATAAATAAGTTTATAAGTGGttctttatatttatttacctACTGCATGTTAATAAGTGTAggaatatttatttaattatttaataacatatattaaaattaaatatttgATTAATGTGTTAATCACGTGTCTGTGtctaatttttatttcatttgacGTGTCCACATATCGTATTGTGTCTAATAAGGACACTTGTGTTCGTATTCGTGTTACTtagatttttcttctttttcttcatatttttattttattatattatttttctatcTACTATATTGTCCctcatatattaaaaaatattttaaatgatCATATAGTCTAATGttatttatgtgatttcaCCACCCATTTTGATTAACAAAGTGAGTTTTGATTATAAGAGAAGAGTATAGATATAATGACATTCATGTTAAAAATACAAAACTCACATTTGTCAAACTAAAGCTTCACAtctcattaatttttttttgtttccaatAGCCAATATTGCCTAATAGGCTAAAAAGTGTCAACACATTttacttcttttttgtttttgttttttgttacaGCCAACAcattttacttttaccataacatatttctttttataccataaaaataaaattttatacaCACACAGACGGTGGGAAATGCGGCGGTGACGTGAAACTGTGACAGCCAGGTGGTAGCACCACTTAGGTTTAAGGCGAAAGGAAAGCCGAGCTAAAAGGCAGTGCAAATTTTGAGAGGCGGGTAAGGGCAAAGCGCGCCATGACCGTAATACTATGATTCTTCATACAAACTCTGATGACGATTGCATCCCTCCGAGCCCGCAACACCCACTTCTTCTCTCGCTTCAAGCTCCTACTCAACCACCAACATGTCCttccttcctcctccttctctttCTATCTGTTTTGTTTCATTGAGGCATTTCGTCGAACACTTATCAACCATGGTTTTTGAACTCCGCAGAGACTCGCCCACGCTTTCTCCGAATGCCCACAGTCCCGGCCCAAAATGGTCCCCGAGTCCGTTGCAGAAGCGGGTACGCCGATTCAGCAATTCAGCATCGCCATTTGTGAAACTCTGTTGTGCTTCAAACTTTGATTGTGAATTTTTTTAGGGTTTGTTGACATGTCGAAATGGAGGAAGATTGATTCCAGGGAGTTTGGGATATCGCGGGGCATGATTCCCCCGCCGTCTTATCAAATTATAAGAATACTTAGAGCAGGAGGTAACATTGCCTCCATTAGTACATTGTATGAGCTTGATTCGACATTGTGCTATGTGCTTATgttgtgatatatatatgcaggATTTGAAGCCTACTTAGTAGGTGGATGTGTGAGGGATTTGATCCTGAAAAGAGTTCCGAAAGACTACGATGTGATCACTACGGCTAATCTTAACCAGGTGTTGTAGCAGTGTGGCTAATTGATTTTTGTACGCGATGTTTTGATGAAACTTTGAATTTATTTGCTTGTGTAATGTTATTTTGCTGCAGATCAAGAAGCACTTCCATCGTGCGCAAATTGTCGGACGTCGATTTCCTATATGTATGGTGTCTATTAAGGGCTCGGTCGTAGAGGTTGGTTGGTGTATATTGTGACTCTTATTTGTTTGTAGGAAGATTTTTCTTGTTCAGTTGTTCACATTCCattgtgatgtttatgtgCTACTTTTCTATCTTTCTTTACAGGTATCTAGCTTTGATACAGTGTCAAAAGACTGTGATACAGACGAAGTTACCTTCTCGCAAATGCCAAAAGGCTGTGATAGGAAAGATTTCATCCGCTGGAGAAACAGCATGCATCGGGACTTCACTATTAACAGGTGAattcattttctctttttttttgtcagatttttttgttctttgacttttctctttaattctaaACTTTGATCATGTTATCAATTGCAACACTCTATGTTCATTTGAACTATGTGAATTCAATGCCATCTAACTCCAGGATATCTTGTGAAATTGTGGAATCAGTTTGTTCTTTGATCCTTTATCAAATAAAATCTATGATTATGCAGATGGAATGAAGGATTTGAAGTCCTTAAAGGTACCtatcaatttcattttgttaataAAAATCCGCATATATTTCCGACATATCAGTTGAAGCTAATTCTGATATGTTACTTTTGGCTGACATGGATATAGCTGCGTTCCTTAGTCCCAGCCAAGGTGTCATTTAAAGAGGATTGTGGTAGGTGTTCTAATCTTTCATGTATAAACCTTTGACACTAGTTGAACATCGTGTTGGACTCTGATTACTATGCAAACTCTGTCATACAGCAAGAATCTTGCGTGGCTTACGAATTGCTGCTCGTCtgagattatcaatatcaaaaCAAACCGAGAAAGCAATACATAAGTTGTCTTCATCCATCTTAAAATTGGCAACGGTAACCTTCTTTGAccttatttgtttatttttttctctttctttgctGCTCCCTTTTCTTTTGTCTATTTGTCTATTTGAGGGATACTGTCATATGCTACTTCTTCTAACTGACACTTGTTGTTCATTTAGAGTCGAATTATGATGGAAATGAACTATATGCTTTCTTATGGAGCTGCTGAACAATCTCTCGGTTTGCTCTGGAGATTCAATTTGCTCAGACTTATACTTCCAATTCATGTATGTATTCCCTGAATTCTGTGCCATACTACACATAGTTTCTGAGTCACAACTTTGCATAATAGGTTGTTTGTGTTGCAGGCAGCTTACTTGGATCAGCAGAGTATTAGGAAGATCCCTCAAAATTCCATAATGTTGATGGTAAGCATATCaatacaaaaacataaacttaGGAACATTTATTGGTGCTGATGTGGTATATTTAGTTGTACTCTTGAGTTATTACAAACAGCCTCAGTTGTATTGAAATGAAAGTTAGGAGCATTTGTAAATAAAGCTTTTACATGTCTTTGATTGCATTCCGAAATAGGAGTGGTAAAAAACTGAGAAGAAATAGTAGGAACAGTAAGGCCCTTCTATGTGGTCTGGATTTTGTACCTCCTGACTGTAGATAAATAGGTATTTGCTGAAATAAAGGTTTTAGCTTTACGCAGGAGGTCCTAAATTTGAGCCAGACCCAATAAGTGGGTTTGGGGAAATTTCTAGTTGGGGGTATTTAAAGGTCAGTTATGTCAGTTGGGTGGTATTTGTATTTGTACTCCACTAATTGAATTGTGATAAGAGAACCTCAGTTTTCTCAATTTCAAAGTTTCAGGGAAGTGGTGAATGATGTGAGAACTTCTACACTAAAAAGAATTGTACTAGAATGTAGATTCTACAGAACACGAATTGTTAAAGCATTCTAAATATTTTACCCccacattttatatatattgttcatTTGGTATCTCTTTTGATACTGCTTGTATTCTGGTTCAGTAGTGACTGAATTTTTGTTCCATATCTCTATACGACAATTTAATTAGTTTCCTTTTATTTGTTCTTTTCCCCTCTTTCTTAACAGAAGCTGTTCTCGAATTTGGATAAAGTTGTCACAGTTGATCGACCATCTGACTGCAGCTTATGGTGGGATAATTGTCTTAGATCTTTCATCACTATTTTCACTACAGATTGGACAATTTCTATGATTGTCTCTTATTTTTGTTTGGAACTTTGGATAAAGTTGTCACATGGTTGATAAACATTCTGACTCCATTCTATTGTGAGTCCTCTACTCTGTTAAATTACAATTCACTATGctgaaattaagaaaagaCATAAGAAAGTGATTTCCTTGTAAATCTTACATGGTTCATTAAAATAGCTTGGTAAAGTTATATAAGTCATGGCTACCATTGTAAGTCATAGAATCACATATTTTTTGAATCCATTGGGGATTCAGTGCTAGTGCTTAACCCATGGAATAATCTATTTGGGGAAGGACAGTGATACCTTGGCTCTGGGCAATGACTTCAATTAAGGTTTCTCTACTGTGTTTGCAGGATAGTTGTGGCTGTGCTTGCTCATAATTAAATTTGGCATTGTGCAAATTACAAACAAGTTGGTTTTCAATATTTCGATGTCTCTGATGCGTAATTGTGTTTGTCTAACAGGATAGCTCTCTTGGCATTTCACATGGCACTGGCCAGTCACCCTCAAGACGCTCTTGTGGTATACACCTTTGCTTCTATCCTGTATCAAGGGAAATGCCAAAAGGGTCTTAAATTTGCTCGAGACAATGCTCAAGTGATAGTTGACTATTTACCGGAGATCTCAATTTCATCTGCATGTAAATCTGAGAAACAGCTTAAAACAAAAGTTTCCCAATTTGCTTCTCTTGTTTTAGATTCTATTGCTGCTCTTACTGCAACTGAAAGTCTTGTCGAAAGGATGTCTATGTATCCTGAATCTCCATGCTCTGGGTTGGTAAGTACATAATAGTTAATAATTCCATATGATATGTGTCAGTGAAGTTACATAGAACTTGGAGCATTCATGCTCTTCTCATGCCTTGTGATAGCCTTGTACTGATTGAATCAGCTAGTCTGAGTACTAATATGAGTTACTATTCATCTAATATATCgcaaattatgtgattttttaGGTATTTGTACCAGACAGAACAGGCCAAAATGTTGCTGAAATTTTTAGAGTTCTGGCGGGTGACATCGAATCTTAcaataaagaaagaagaagctaTGAGATTGATTACGCTCTTCTTCAGAAAGGTTTTCTGCATGAGACAAGTTTTGTGCTtggaaaaattatattagaaaCTATGAGCAACGGAATTTTGAAAGGAGAGGAAGTTATTCAGGAGGAAGACTACCGACACCTGGAAAAAGGGAGCATTAAGGAAATTTGCCACATGGGTAAAAAACGTAGCGTCAAACTCGACCTTCCTGAATTAAAACTAGGGTTTGCTAAGAAACACAAGTTGATTGAAAAGAAACGCGGACTTTTGGAGCAAGAGATGGGTATTGAGCAGCCAGAGGTTGTTGAACAATTATTTCCTCAGGCAGAATTGATTTCAGATCTGAGACATAGAGAAAAAAAGCAGAAGTTGGAAATTGACGTCCAGAGTAAGCGAAAG
This genomic interval from Argentina anserina chromosome 1, drPotAnse1.1, whole genome shotgun sequence contains the following:
- the LOC126786132 gene encoding uncharacterized protein LOC126786132; amino-acid sequence: MTIASLRARNTHFFSRFKLLLNHQHRLAHAFSECPQSRPKMVPESVAEAGFVDMSKWRKIDSREFGISRGMIPPPSYQIIRILRAGGFEAYLVGGCVRDLILKRVPKDYDVITTANLNQIKKHFHRAQIVGRRFPICMVSIKGSVVEVSSFDTVSKDCDTDEVTFSQMPKGCDRKDFIRWRNSMHRDFTINSLFFDPLSNKIYDYADGMKDLKSLKLRSLVPAKVSFKEDCARILRGLRIAARLRLSISKQTEKAIHKLSSSILKLATSRIMMEMNYMLSYGAAEQSLGLLWRFNLLRLILPIHAAYLDQQSIRKIPQNSIMLMKLFSNLDKVVTVDRPSDCSLWIALLAFHMALASHPQDALVVYTFASILYQGKCQKGLKFARDNAQVIVDYLPEISISSACKSEKQLKTKVSQFASLVLDSIAALTATESLVERMSMYPESPCSGLVFVPDRTGQNVAEIFRVLAGDIESYNKERRSYEIDYALLQKGFLHETSFVLGKIILETMSNGILKGEEVIQEEDYRHLEKGSIKEICHMGKKRSVKLDLPELKLGFAKKHKLIEKKRGLLEQEMGIEQPEVVEQLFPQAELISDLRHREKKQKLEIDVQSKRKMHSKMENKQQCVPADKAMKLKPKTVKKNNLNQQETVDTENIIADIIDKIPKDSQVRDKEKKQQCVPSDKAMKLEPKTIKKNNLNQQETFDTENILADIIDKIPKDSQVRDKENGSLSSLFSGEKIQKLTEDTDKREKSSQPRLSSLFR